The genomic region AGTAAGTACTTATCAGCCTTTAAGGAAATGGAGGCAGATCATAGATCTATTAAGTGTAATCTGACTCGTTTATATGCTGAATATTCAAAGTCTCCTAAAGTAAGCTTTAGCGAAGAACTGCAAGTAGATAAGCGCTTGTGTGCGACTCAAGGCAATTTATTTAAGTCCAGAAATAATCAATATGCCTCACTAAAAAGCGGCTATAATGTAAAAATTAAGCACTTAAAAGTTGAGATATTGGAGCAGCATTTATCTCTAGTTCGTTTAAGAGCTGAAATGAATCAAGTGGAAGCCGATTTTTCTGTTATCGAAACAGCCAATAAAGAAATGATTGCCTTAGAGCAACGTTTATTTACGACTCGTAAAAAGATTTATCAAGCACAAAAAACTTCTTTGACTTCGAATCAAAATATTTTGCGTAAAGAGTGGCAGCAAACTAAAGACTTAGAAAAAGATGGTGCCGCTTCTATGGTTGAGGTCTTGCGTCTTGAGCGTCAAGTTATGGATATAGAGGGATCCTTACAATCACTAGAATCAAATCGCTTGGGAGATATTACCAGAAGTATTGAGAGTAGAAAACAAAGTAAAGTGAAACTAGAAGGTCTCTTAGTCGATAGTGAATCAGCCTTAAATCAATTCGATGCTAATTGGTTTAATGAAATCATCACTAGTATTGCAGATTATGAAGGAAAGTTGAACGCTGTTAGAGAAAAAATTTCTTCTCTCGATGACACTGTTAAACGTACGCGTATTACCTCGCCAGTTGATGGTGTGATTAATGAAGTTTTTCAAAGGAATGAAGGAGGAGTTGTTAGTCCTGGTCAGCCTATTTTAGAAATCATCCCCGATGATGATAAATTAGTGGTAGAAGGTATGGTATCACCACAAGAAGTTGCTTTTTTAAGAATGGGAATGCATGTGATTGTGAAAATTTCGGCTTATGATTATTCTGTATATGGTGGCTTGGATGGTACTTTGACTCATATTTCAGCCGATACTCATACTGACGAAGCCACGGGTGCACCTTTCTATAAAGTCTTAGTAGAGACCGATCAGAACTTCTTAATGAATGAAAATAACAAAGTTATTCCAGGAATGACCGCTCAATTGGACATTTTAACAGGAAAACGTTCAGTATTGAACTATTTTATTTCCCCTATTTATAACGCACAAAGCACGGTATTTACTGAACGATGAAAATTTGTTACTCGCTATTACTACTCAGCGCAATTTCTGGATTAGCTCAGGAAGAGAGTATTGAGAAAAAAGCTTATGAGAAAAACACCCTGCAGTATGCTTTGTATAAAGCGCATACAACTCACCCAGAACTACAGAGTCAGAAGTATACTGTAGATGCTTCAAAGTTTTCTTACGAATCATCCAAAGGAGCCTGGCTTCCTACCCTAGACGTTAGTGCTAATGTCGGCCCAGAAAAGAGTGTAGACCGTATTTCTACTGCTAATGGTAGAGCCAAGAATACTGAGAATGAGATTCTGGAAGTGTATAATGCTCGGCTTAGGCAAGTACTCTTTGATGGGGGGTTACGAGGTAGTATTATTGATCAAAATCATGAACAGTTATCTCAGTCTCGCAACACCTTTGATGAAACGCGAGAAGGGATTAGTTTTTCTGTTATATCTGCCTATGTAGAGATTTTGAAACAACAAAAATTGTTATTGCTCTCAGAAGATAACTATGATAGACATAAAGATCTTTACGACAAAGTGAAAAAGAGATTTAATTCAAAAAGAGAAACAAAAGTTTCTTTATATCAGGCAGAATCACGTTTGTTACGAGCTGAAAATGGAATTGTGCAATCAAAAAATCATTTAAAGCAAGCGAAGGTTAGTTATCGCCAATTAGTTGGTGAATCACCAGTCTTAGGCCTTTTAGATGTGACTCTTAAAGATTTTAAGATAGAAAAGACACTTTTTGAAGCTTTTAGCATTTCAGAAAAGCATCCGGCTTTATTAAGAGCCAATAGTCAGATAACACAGGCAAGAGCCGGCGTTCAAGGAGCTAAGTCGAGATTTTCTCCAGAGATTGCTGTAGAGGGTGGGGCGTCCTATGATCGTTACGCCAATGGCATAGATGCAGAAAATGAAGAATATAATTTATTACTTACGGCTAATTGGAATTTATTTAATGGTTTTCAGGATAAGAAGAATTATCAAGCAAGCATAAGTCGTTTGTATGCCTCAAGTAGTTTAAAGGATTCAGTGAGACGGACTATTTTTGAGAATGTGGAAGACTCGTGGATCGAACTATCTAAACTTAAACGTAATGTAGAAATTCTAGATAAACAGAAAGATCTGTCTCAGTTTACTGCAGATGGTTACGTAGAACAGTATGATAAATCTAGTAGAAGTTTGTTTGATGTATTAAATACACAGGCAGATGCATATAGCTCTGAAACGGCATATATATCAGCCTTATATGATGAAGTGGTAGCTTTTGCACGACTCGGTTTTTTTATGGGTGACCTATCTCGACGTGTGGTGGGTTACCACTTAGGCAAAAATTCAGAAACAACAAATAATAATAACAAATAATAATTAGGAGAAATAATTATGATCGTAAATTATGTAGACGGAATTTCCAATGTAGCTTCTATTTCTGGTAATGTCCGTATGGATTTATTTCGTTACGAATTGGACAAAGATGCTGAAGGCGGTAAAAAGCCTCAGGACGTTGAACAGCTGATCATGTCTCACGAAGGTTTTCTTGATAGCTATAAGAAAATGACTGTAATCTTTAACGCACTAGCAAATAAAGGTGTTTACAAAGTAAAACCTGCAGACGACGCTGAAGAGTCTGAAGAGAAAAAAGAAGATAAAAAAGAAGATAAAAAAGAAAAGAAAGCTTAATCACTTAAGTATCTTTATAATTTCTTGCCTCTGTATTTAATACAGAGGCTTTTTTGTGCCAAAGTACGGTTTGGAAAGTCAGTGGGCACGCTTATCTTTTGAGATGATATCTAATAAATAGGAAATGTGTATGCAAAAAAAAGCACTAATTACGGGTGTTACCGGACAAGATGGCTCTTATTTAGCTGAGTTTTTACTCGAGAAAGGTTATGAGGTGCACGGTATTAAACGTCGTTCTTCATTGTTTAATACGGGTAGAATTGATCATATATATCAGGACCCTCATGTAGATAATCGCAATTTCATTTTACATTACGGGGATTTAACGGATTCCTCGAATTTGATTCGAATTATCAAAGATGTTGAGCCGGATGAAATTTATAATTTAGGGGCTCAATCT from Lentisphaera profundi harbors:
- a CDS encoding HlyD family type I secretion periplasmic adaptor subunit, yielding MDKKEMNKLQTGDEQFISDLNAAVMHRNRKLPYFILTAMGSFVVFLILWAHFSEIEIITRGMGKAVPSKEIQVIQNLEGGIISKMNAKEGQSVKEGDLLVKLDNSKYLSAFKEMEADHRSIKCNLTRLYAEYSKSPKVSFSEELQVDKRLCATQGNLFKSRNNQYASLKSGYNVKIKHLKVEILEQHLSLVRLRAEMNQVEADFSVIETANKEMIALEQRLFTTRKKIYQAQKTSLTSNQNILRKEWQQTKDLEKDGAASMVEVLRLERQVMDIEGSLQSLESNRLGDITRSIESRKQSKVKLEGLLVDSESALNQFDANWFNEIITSIADYEGKLNAVREKISSLDDTVKRTRITSPVDGVINEVFQRNEGGVVSPGQPILEIIPDDDKLVVEGMVSPQEVAFLRMGMHVIVKISAYDYSVYGGLDGTLTHISADTHTDEATGAPFYKVLVETDQNFLMNENNKVIPGMTAQLDILTGKRSVLNYFISPIYNAQSTVFTER
- a CDS encoding TolC family protein, whose protein sequence is MKICYSLLLLSAISGLAQEESIEKKAYEKNTLQYALYKAHTTHPELQSQKYTVDASKFSYESSKGAWLPTLDVSANVGPEKSVDRISTANGRAKNTENEILEVYNARLRQVLFDGGLRGSIIDQNHEQLSQSRNTFDETREGISFSVISAYVEILKQQKLLLLSEDNYDRHKDLYDKVKKRFNSKRETKVSLYQAESRLLRAENGIVQSKNHLKQAKVSYRQLVGESPVLGLLDVTLKDFKIEKTLFEAFSISEKHPALLRANSQITQARAGVQGAKSRFSPEIAVEGGASYDRYANGIDAENEEYNLLLTANWNLFNGFQDKKNYQASISRLYASSSLKDSVRRTIFENVEDSWIELSKLKRNVEILDKQKDLSQFTADGYVEQYDKSSRSLFDVLNTQADAYSSETAYISALYDEVVAFARLGFFMGDLSRRVVGYHLGKNSETTNNNNK